CGTGAGCAGGGGAAGGTGGTTCGGGATAGCGGTGCTGGCGCTGCTGGCGGCGGCCACGGCGGGCGCGCGGCCCGTGGCGATTGGCGGCGTGGTGCAGGGCGCGGCGGTGAGTACGCGCGTCCTGGCGGGCGGCGAGACGCTGGCGGTGTGGACGCTGCCCCGGCTGGGCGTGGCGGTGCGGAACGACGCCCGCGACCTGCGGCTCCTGTACGGCGAACGCGAGTTGCGCTTCTCGCCTGAGCGCGGCTGGCGGGCGGTGGGCTTCACGCTGCCGCTGGACGTGCGGCTGGGGGTGCCGCAACTGGCCGGGGGAAGCCTGTACGTGCCCCTGACGGCGGTGCGCGCGCTCGGCGTGCGGGTGATCGCCGACGCGCCCGACGTGCTGGACTTCGCCGCGCCCCCGGCGGTGCCCGTCGCCACGCTGCCGCCGTCGCCGGACGCGCCGCAGCCGCAAGTGATCCAGCCGACTCAACCCCAGGCGGCCCAGCCCCTACCGACGGCCCCCACCGCCTCGGTTCCGGCGACCCCGGCCCGGCCCGCCGCGACCCCCACTCCGCCCGAGCCGGTGGAGCCGAGGCCGCCCGTGAACCCCGTCCCACCCGTGCCCGTGACGCCCCCCGCGTCCGTGCCGTCCACCCCTGTCATCCCGCCGACCACCCCACCGACGCCGCCGCCGCCCGTAGTCTCCCCTCCCCCGGTCCCTACGCCCACGCCACCACCCGCGCCCCTCGCCTCCGTCGCCAATCTGGACACGGTGCGAATCAGCCGGACACTCCACCGCACGGTCGAGGTGCAGCGGGTGGTGCTCGAACTCAGCGGCGAGGCCCCGCACCAGATCACGCGCGAGAACGGCGGCCTGAGCGTGCTGCTGCCGGGCGTCACGTCGAGCGGGTCGTCGCAACGGCTGGAGAGCGGCGACACCCTCAGCGTCGAGCCGGGCGTGGTGGGCGTCTCGCCGCGCCGGGCGCAGACCACCGTGCGGCTGCGGACGGGCGGCGGCAGAAGCGAGGTCTTCACGCTGGAGGACCCCCCCCGCGTGGTCATCGACACGACGACGTACACCGACACGCGGGTGCCGCCGCCCATCGACCCGGAGGGGTTGCCGGGGGGGGTGACGTACCGGGCGCGGGGCATCCTCCACCTGCTGAGCTTCGACCCGGCCCGCTTCCAGCCGCGCGTAGTGACGGCCCCGGCGGGTGCGGCGCGCGACGTGGCGAGTCTCGTGAAGGGGGTGGGCGGCGTGGCGGGCGTGAACGGCGGGTACTTCGACCCGGCGAGCAGTCTGCCCGTGGACCTCGTGGCGGTGGGCGGCCTCATGACGGCTCCCAGCCTGGAGCGGCGGGCGACGGTGGGCTTCACCGCGCAGGGGGGCACCTTCTTCGGCTACCCGCGCCCGCGCTACGTGCTGAGCGGCGCGTTCGGGTCGGTCACGGTGAACAGCGTCGGGGCGAAGGTGCGGCCCGAGCTGCTGACGGCCTTCGTGGGGGACGGGCGCACGTCGGTCGGTGCGGCTGGGCTGACCTCCCTCTACCTCACGCCGGGGACGCCCACCGTCACCCGCGTCGTCGCGGGGCGCAACGTGCCGCCCGCCGGGGCGCTCGCCCTCACCTTCGACCCGGCGCGCTTTCCCCAGCTTCCGCGCGGGGTGGGCGAGGCGCTGACCACCACCCTGAACTGGCAGGCGACGGACGCCCCGTGGCCGACGGCGCAGGACGCCCTGAGCGCCGGGCCGCTCCTCGTGCGGGGGGGGCAGGTGGTCCTCAACGCGGCGCGCGAGCAGTTCGACACGCGGGCGGGCGTGTGGCGGCCCACCCGGCAGGTCGCCTTCGGGGTGATGGCGGGGCAGCCCACCATCGCCTACCTGGAGCACGGGTCGCCGGAAGCCTTCGCCTCCGCCCTCGCCGGGGCCGGGGTCCGCGACGCCGTGCGGCTGGACAGCGGCAGCAGCGCGACCGCCTTCCTCACGGGTGGCTACGGGGACCTCGGCGGCTACCTCAACACGGTCTGGAGCCGCCCGGTGCCCAACGCCATCGTCTTCGTGCCGAAGGCGAATACCGCGCGGCGTTGAGGCCCCGTCACCTCCAGGTCACGCCCCGGTCACTCGCGCCGGGCTAGCCTGATGGCAGAGCTGGTGATACCTCTTCCCATCGGGAAGGGAAGCTCTACCAGCGAGGAGGGCGGGAGACATGCGCGAGAAGTTCGTGGTGCTGCGGGAGACGAGCGTGCCGGACGCGACGCGGGACGTATTCGGGGGACTGGACCGTTCCCCCTGGGAGGGGCGTGGGCCATTGGCCGGGGGATTCCGGGACCTCTCCTTCCCCTCCCGTCCCAGCCTCCCGCGCGTGACGGTGGAGACGCTGGACCGCCGCGACCTGCCCGCCCTGACGAGTGAGCCGGGCGTGCGGGCCGTCGCGCCCTCCATCCCACTGCGGCTGATCGAGCCGGTGAGCCGGGAGGCGGCCCCGAGCGCCACCGGGCCGACGTGGGGCGTGCGGGCGGTCGGGGCGGACACCAGCCCCTTCACGGGGCAGGGGGCGGTGGTCGCCGTGCTGGATACGGGCATCGACGCCACGCACCCGGCCTTCGCGGGTGTGGACCTCGTGCAGCGCGACTTCACGGGCGAGGGCGACGGCGACTCCAACGGCCACGGCACCCACTGCGCGGGCACGGTCTTCGGGCGAGACGTGGAGGGCCAGCGCATCGGCGTGGCGCGCGGCGTGACGCGGGCGCTGATCGGCAAGGTGCTGGGCCAGCAGGGGGGCAGCTCCGAGGGCATCGCCAGCGCGATGATCTGGGCGGTGGAGAACGGCGCGCACGTCATCAGCATGTCGCTGGGCATCGACTTCCCCGGCCTCGTGCGGCGGCTCACCGATGGGGGCTACCCGACCGAACTCGCCACCTCCCTCGCGCTGGAGGGCTACCGCGCCAACGTGCGGATGTTCGAGGCGCTGGCCGTCACCGCACAATATTTCGGCGGGGCACCCCGGCCCGTCCTCCTCGTCGCCGCCGCCGGGAACGAGAGCCGCCGCGCTGAGAACCCCGACTGGGAGATCAGCGTCGCGCCGCCCGCCGTCAGCACGGGCTTCCTGAGCGTCGCCGCCCTCGGGGAGCCGCCTGCGGGCGGGAGCGGGCTGCGGGTCGCCCCCTTCTCCAACACGAACGCGAACGTCGCCGCGCCGGGCGTGAACGTCACCTCGGCGCAGGCGGGCGGCGGGCTGGTCGCCTACAGCGGCACGAGCATGGCGACGCCGCATGTGGCCGGGGTCGCGGCCCTGTGGGTGGAGAAGCTGACGAAAGAAGGCCAGCTCAGCCTCCTCACCCTCAGCGTGCGGGTGCCCGGCTCGGCCAGCCGCACGGCCCTCACGCAAGGCACCGACCCCGCCGACGTGGGCCTGGGGCTGGTACGGGCACCGGAGGGGTAGCCCATTAAAGCCAACCTCCTATCAACGATATTGTTCCGGGAAATACTCCAAATAGATGTTGCGGGAGTATTCCCAATCCCTAGAAATAGAAACTTAATCTCTGGACTCACGGTAGTATACCGCAACAGAAGTATAGTCAACGTTAGGTATTATGAAGGGGAGGGGTGAGATGTATTCCTCAACCACGTCACGGTATTTAGATAGGCCAGAATCAGTGATGTAAAGAGACGGCGGCTCCTTATAGTTCAAATGAGTTAGTAGGTCTTCGTAGCTCCTCGGCACCTCAAGCGAGATACCGTCCTCGTGTGTTTGTAAGGGAATGACAACAAGCATCCGCAGGGGTAGACGTTCGGTCTCAAGGAATTTGGACGACACGTTGAACATTGAAACACATTCTTCAACGCACGTCCTACTGTTTGGCATGTTCTCGGCAAAATGTCTACTTATGTGTGCAAAACCACTTACTTTATTCAAGTTCTCGCTAATCCAAAGAGTTACTTCTTCCGATTCAAACACTTCGCCATCACCTCTAACCCCTCAACCGCTCCATCAACCGCACGAACGCCTCCGCCGTCACCCGCGCGTCGCCGAGGGAGCGGTGGCGTCCGCCGCGCGTGAAGCCGAGGTCGAGGCGCTGGGCGAGCACGTCGAGGTTGTGGGTGCGCTCGCGCGGGAAGACCTGGCGGGAGAGCCGCATGGTGCAGTGTTCGGCAGTCGGGGACCACACGAGGCCGTGACGGCGGGCAGCGGCGCGCATGAAGCCGCCGTCGAAGCCGATGTTGTGGGCGACCACGGGCGAGTCGCCGACGAAGGCGAGGAAGTCGGGCAGCACGTCGGCGAGGTGGGGGGCGGCGCGCACCATCTCGTTGCTGATGCCGTGGACCTGCTGGACCCGCCACGGGATCGGCAGGACTTCGCCCGTCGCCGTCAGCGGGCGCACGAGCGTCTGGAAGTGCTCGCCCTCCTCTACCCGCCCGTCGCGCACGCGCAGGGCACCGATCTCCACGATGGCGTCCCGCTCCGGTGACAGGCCGGTGGTCTCAAGGTCGAAGACGACGACGTTCACGGGAAGCAGGGTAGCGTGTGGAAAGGGGTTAGGCGTCAGGAATCAGGGGTTGGGGAGGATCAGCTCGCTCCCGCCCGGCGCACTCGCTTCCCGTTCGTCTTTCCCTGACTCCTCGCTCCTTGCCCCCAGCCCCTTCATCGGCAGCCCCTTCATCAGCGCCTCCACCGCCTCCTCCTTGCCCTTCGCCTCCACCTCGATCCACGGCACGTCGAGGTAGGCGCTGGGGAAGTCGGTGATGAGGTGGCTGTGGCGGCGGTCCTGCGGTCCCTCGATGCCGTTGGAGAGGTGGACGACCTGCCACTCGGGCGGGTGCCACGTGGCGCGGGCCGCGAGGACCCACTGGCGCACGCTGGGGTCCTCCTGGTCCGCCAACTTCTCGTGGACGACGTGGTGGTGGGCGTCGAACACGAGGGGCGTGCCGGTCGCCTCGCACACCGGCAGGAGGTCGGCGGCCCCGTAGGCGTGCTCGTCGTTCTCGAAGCCGAGGCGCAGCCGCACCGTGTCGGGCAGGTCGGGAACGAGGGCGGCGAGTTCGGCCCCGCGCCCCCCCTTGCCGCCGTGCAGGAGGAGAAGGTTCCACGTGCTTTGCGGAAAGCCGAAGCGGTCGAGCGTGTCGGCGTGCGCGGCGAGCGTGCGGGCGCTGGAGGCGCGGACCTCCGGGCGGTCGGAGTTGAGGACGATGAACTGCTCGGGATGCATCAGCACGCGGATTCCGGCGTCCACGAAGGCCCGGCCCGCCTCCGCCATCTGCGGCGCGAGGTGGTCGAGGACCGCGCGCCCGGTGTCGTCGTCCACGAGGTCGAACATCGGGAAGAGGCTGGAACTCAGGCGGTAGAGCCGGATACCACGCGACGCGCAGAAGTCGGCGGCCCGCCGCACGCGCGAGATGTTGTCGGTGTACAGGTCGAGAAGCTTGGCCTCGCGCTCCGAGGGCGTGAGCTTGAGGTAATTCGTCAGCGTGACCGTGCGGAAGCGCACCTCCGGCCCGACCGTCATGCACACCAGCCCGTAGGCGGGGATGGAGGCGGGAAGGGTCACGACGCCCCCCGCTTCGCCGCCGCCCGGCAGCGGTCGGAGCAGTATTTGACGTTCTCCCAGTCGCGCTCCCACTTCCTGCGCCACGTGAAGGGCAGGCCGCAGGCGGCGCATATCTTGCTGAGGCGTTCCGAGGGCTTGCGGCCCCCGCCGAAGGCTTTGCGAGGCTCAGGCATGGGCCACTCCCAGCGTGGCGAGGTGCGAGGGCGGCAGGACCATGCCCGCATCGTGGCTGACGCTGGCCGCCACGTGCTCACGCAACAGCGGTTCGGGCACGTTCAGGAACAGGAAGCGCACCCCCGGCACCCGCAGCGCGTCCCGGTAGGGCCGCTTCAGGCCGGAGCAGGCGAGTACCACGTCGGGCCGCGCCTCCAGTTCCGAGCGCAGCCGCGCGAGCCACGGTGCCCGGTCCGCGTCCGTCAGGGCCTGCCCCCCGCCCATCCTCCGCCGCGCCTCCGGGGTGTGGAAGTCGTCCCCGTCGAGAAACGGCCAGCCCGCACGGGCCGCCACCTCCCGGCCCACGGTGCTCTTGCCGCTCGCCTCCACCCCCATCACGACCAACCGCATGGGGGACAGTCTGCCGCACGGGACGAGGCGGGAACGTGGGGGAAGGTGAAGCGGCGTTCAGCCGTCAGCTCTCAGCCGTCAGCCCCAGGTGTATCTCTCCCTCATCGCGCACCACCCCTCCCCCCGAAACTGCCGAACCCGCGACCGGACCCGGCTGTTATGCTGCACGCATGAGTCTGGACCGACACCAACTCGTCTTGACGTGGGCGCTGGTCATCATGGCCGTCGGGGCCGCCATCGGCATCGGCACGACCGCCGCCCTGCTCGCCCGCAAGGACCGCCCGCTGCCGGACGACCCGGAGGCACCGCTGTTTATCTAGCGGTCAGCTTTCAGCCCTCAGCGGTCAGCAGAACCTCTGTTGCTGAGAGCTGAGAGCTGACGGCTGACGGCTCCCTCAGAACGGCCACACCCGTGGAATCACCAGCATCGCCACCACGAAGGTGACGACGGTCAGGCCGAGGCCGACGCGCACGAAGTCCAGAAAGCGGTAGCGGCCCGGACCGTAGACGAGCATGCAGGAGGGTTCGAGCGGCGTGATGAAGGAGTTGCTCGCGGCCACGGTGATGCCGATGATGAAGGGGCGGGGGTCGTGGCCGAGGGCGTTCGCCGTGCCGATGGCGAGGGGCAGCATGACGAGGGCGGCGGCCTGGTTGCTCATGGGCTGAGTGAGGGCGACCGTGACGACGAAGAGGGCGGCGAGCAGCCCGAGGGGGCCGAGGGGTTCGAGGAGGCCGGAGAGCGCCCCCGTCAGCACGCGGGCGGCCCCGGTGTCCTCGAAGGCGGTGCCGAAGGCGAGCATGCACGCCACGAGGACGATGACGGGCCACTCGACCGCGCGGTACGCCTCCTCGGGCGTGACGAGGCGCAGCGCGAAGGCGAGGGCCACTGCCACGACGACGGCGACGCTGAGGGGCACCACCCCCAGCCCGCCGCCGAGCACCGCCCCGCCGAACAGCAGCAGGGCGAGGGGGGCGCGGCGTAGGTCCCGTTGCGCCTCGGTGAGGTCGCCGAGGACCGTGAGATGGTCGCCCAGCGCCCCGACCCGCTCCGTCGGCCCCTGGATGAGCAGCACATCCCCGACCCCCACGCGCAGGTTGGCGAGGCGTTCGGTGGTCCGGGCGCGGCGGTGCAGCGCGAGGACGGACAGGCCGTAGCGTTCGCGGAAGCGCGACTCGCGCAGGGTGCGCCCGGTGAGGGGGCTGCCCGGCATCACCACCGCCTCGACGAGCCGCACGGGGAGCGCGCCCTCCACCTGAAGTTTCTGCTCGCTCTTGCTGAAGACGCCGAGCGTCCCCTTGCCCGTCAGGATGCGCTCGGTCGGCCCCTCCACGGCGAGGGTGTCGCCCTCCTCCACCCGGAAGTCCGGGCCGGGGGCGTAGTGGGTCTGGTCGCCCCGGCGCACGGCGACGACCGTCAGGCCGTGGTCGCGGCCCAGGCCCGTCTCGCGCAGGGTCTGCCCGGCGAGGGGGCTGCCGGGGGCCACCGTCAGGTCGGCGAGGTAGGCGCGCAGGGACTCCTCCAGCGCGGCGTCCTGCGCGGGCAGCAGCCGGGGCGCGACGAAGAAGAGGTACAGCAGGCCGATGACGGCGACGGGCACCCCCACCCACGCCAGCTCGAAGAAGCCCAGCGGCCTCTGGCCCGTGGCGGGGAGCGCGCCCGACACCACGAGGTTGGTGCTCGTGCCGATCACGGTGATCGTGCCGCCGAGGATGCTCGCGTAGGCCAGCGGCATCAGCACCCGACTGGGGGCGATGCCCGCCCGCCGCGCCAGGCCCGTCACGACGGGCAGGAAGACGGCGGTCGTGGCGGTGTTGCTCGTGAAGGCGCTCACCCCCGCCACGGCACCCAGCATTCCCCGGATCATGCCGCCCGCGTTCCGGGCGCGCCGGGCGAGCGTGGCCCCCACCCACTCGATCACGCCCGCCCGCAGCAGCACGCGCGTCAGGGTGAACAGGCCCGCGAGCGTGATTACCGTGTCGCTGCCGAAGCCCGCGAACGCCTCACGCGGCGTCAGCAACCCGAGCACGAGGAGCGCACCGAGCAGCAGCAGGGCCGTCACGTCCACGGGCAGCCATTCTGTGGCGAACAGCACGAGCGCCACGGCGAACAGGATCAGCAGGATGGTCACGGGGTCCATAGGTCTCCGCACGGGGGAAGGGGAAGTGGGGCAGAGGAGCACGTCGCGCGCCCGGAGGCGGCGGGGCCAGCCGGGCGCGGTGATCGGAGGGAGAGGAGAAGTCTGATCGCTCCCGTCAGGACTATCCCTGCGGGACGGAGGGCTTGCGTGTGAAGGCTCTGCCCGTTTCTTGAGGCAGGCTCACCCCACCGCCAGCCGCGTCAGCGCGCCCCGCAGCACCGCCACGGCGCGGTCGTACTCGCGCAGGTCCAGATGCTCGTGCGGCGTGTGGTCCAGCGTGCTGTCCCCCGGCCCGTAGGCGACGGTGGGGACGGGCCACCCCTCCGCGACCACGTTCATGTCGCTCGTCCCGGTCTTGACCTTGAAGACGGGGGTGCCGCCGTGCGCCCGGATGGCGACGCGCAGGGCGCGGGTGAGGGCATTGTCCCTGGGGTGGCGGACGGCGTGTTCGTGGCCGGTGAACGTGACCTCCACGCCCGCCGGGTCGGGCAGCCTCTCCAACGCGGCCCGGACGGCATGTTCGGCCTCGGCAGGAGACACGCGGGGCGGCAGCCGCAGCCCGAAGGTTCCTTCCGCTACCTGGGCGAGGCCGTCCGTGCGGGCGGAGAGGTCCTGAATGGTGGCCTGTACCGCGTCGAAGATACCCTCCCCTCCCGCGCCCCTGGCCCACTCGCGGACGCGGAACCACCCCTCGGTGAGGTCGTCGGCGGCGCTCGTGCCCTCGCCCGCCGTGTGGAAGTTGTCCTTCTGCACCCGCACGCGGGCGACGAGCCGGCCCTTGTACCCCAGCGTCAGGCCCGCCCAGCCGCTCGGCTCGCCGATGAGGACGAGATCGGGACGGTACTGCTTCAGCGCGTGGCGGGCACCCCGGCTGCTCGGGGCCTCCTCCTCGGTCGCGCCGACGCATACGAAGCGCGCCCCGGCGAGCGCCTCGTCCGGCAGGGCCGCCACCGCCGCGACGAAGGCGCAGAAGCTCCCCTTCGCGTCCACGCTGCCGCGTCCATGCAGCACTTCGCCCTCCACCCGCACGGAAATGTCCCCCGGCACCGTATCGATATGCCCCAGCAGCAGGACGGTGAGGGGACCGTGCCCCCGCTCGCCCACGGCGTTGCCCGCCTCGTCCAGGTGGGCCGCGAAGCCGTGGGCGGCCATCCAGCCCGTGAGGAAGCGCGCGACCTCCGCCTCCTGCCCGGAGAGCGAGGGAATCCCCACCGCCCCCACGACGAGGGCGCGGGCGTCGGCGGTGGGGTCAGGCGTCCGGGTCAACGCCCGCCTCGTCCGTTCCGGCAGGGGTGCCCACCCCGACCGCCACGGCCCGCGCGAGGGCCACGACGAGGGCCGTCACCTCCGCGAAGGCGAGCAGAGCCAGCGCGCCGATCCCCCCGACGATCAGGGTCCACAGCCCCGTCAGTCCCGCCCCGTTCGTGAACTGGAGGGCCGCCAGCCCCAGCCCCGCGACGCCGAGGACCGCCGCCAGCACGCGCAGCCGCCCGACCCACCCCAGCACGCCCTCCGCCCGCGTGTCCAGCCCGGCGAGGCCGCCGCGCGCCAGCATCTGCCGGGTGCGGTTCACGGCGGGTGTGAGCGGGGGTGGAGGAGAGGGAACGTCTACGGGAACGGGTGCGGGTGTGGGTGTGGGACGGGCGGTGACGGGAGTCGGCGTCACGGGCGCAGCCTGGGGCGGGGCGGACTTGGACGGGATGGACCTGGACGGCGTGGGCCTGGGAGGAGCAGAGGGGGCGGGTTCGGGAGCAGGAGCGGCGGGCGTGGATGCCTGGGTCACGGTCCCCACACTGGAGGCCGGGCCGATCACCCGCACGGTCTCCCCGCCGAGGTCGCCCGGTGTGGAGGGCTTCCACTGGGTCGTCGTGGGGCGGTCGCGTCCGGCCCGTTTCTCCGGCTCCTTCGCCTCCGGGCCTTTCTGGACGGCCTTCTCCGGCACTCTGTTCGGCATGTTGTCCGGCGCTTTCTCCGGCCCCTTCTCCGCACGGGGAGACTCACTTCCGGTCCCAGCGGGAACAGGTGTGGATGTGATTGGCGGAACGGACGGCTCCCTTTTCAGCGGCGCGCCGGTGGGCGAGGAACTGCCGAAGGTCTTCTGACCGCCCACGCCCGGCAGGGGGGAGGACGGGAGGTGCTTGGCGCGGGCGGTGGCGTCGCGCACCCCGGCGAAAAAGGCCTGCACGCGGGCGGGGTCGTAGCCGACGAGGCTGGCGGTCAGGGCGGTCCCGGCGGGTGTCTCCACGCGGAGCATGCCCTCCTGGTCGCTGTGGATGCGGTTCAGGTCGCGCAGGGTGACGCGGCGGGTGCCGCCCTCGTCTTGATAGATCAGCGTGTCCTCCAGCAGCGCGAAGAACGCGCCCTCGCGCTCCAGCGACGCGACGGGGGGCGCGCCGATGCCCAGTGCCTTCAGGGCCGACGGTACGCGGTCAGTCATGGCTCAGCTCTCCTCACCTTGCCCGGAAGCATAGCGGGTGAGGGGGCGGGTCGGCCCCATTCCTCTCTCCTCCCGGCGGCTGGACGCTGGCGACGGGCGACCCCATGTGCCCCGATCCCGGCATGAAGACCCCCACACGCCCCGCTCACGCGGCCCCGCCCGGCCCGCCCCCAAACTGAGCCATGACCGACAATGAAAACCGCTACGGCGACGCCCCCCTGGGACGCAGTGCCGAGGAGGTCGAGGGGGACGCGGGCAACCAGGTGAACTCCCCCATGCCCGGCGAGCAGGTCCGCGACGACCAGATGCTCGGCGGGGTACCCATGCCGCCCGTCCTGAGCGGTCCGGCGGGCACCGCCATGATTCCCGGCGTCACGGACGCGGGCCGGACTATGGACACGAGCGGCGGGGCGGACGACGGCACCGCCCGAGAGAACCGCGACAGCAGCGAGGGAAGCGCCTGACTCCAGGGAGGACCTCGTAACCCGTCCCCCACCCCCTCGTCCCGGCCCGAAAGGCGGACTGACCATGACCGACAGCGACAACCGTTACGGTGACACCCCGCTCGGCAAGAGCGTCGAGGAGGTCGAGCAGGAGGGGGGCAACCTGGAAAGTCCCCCGGCGGCGGACGGCGAACTCTGGAACAACGATCAGGTGGCCCTGCCCGCCATCGCCAACGCCAACGCGAGCGCCGTTCCCGCCGTGATCAACCCTTCCCTCAACCCGGAGAACGAGGGGACGGGCACCCGTGAGGGCGAGGAGAGCACCGGCTGAGAGGAAGGGATTCAGGCCACCTCGCGCGGGCGGTACGTGACGGCCTCCGCGAGGTGCGCTTCCGTGATGTCGGCGCTCCCCGCGAGATCGGCCACCGTGCGCGCCACACGTAATACCCGGTCGTAGCCGCGCCCCGTCAGATTGAGCTGCCGGGCGGCGGCGCGAATGAAGGCGTCCGGGCCGGGCCGCAGGGGAGTGTGGTGGCGCAAGGCCTGCCCGCCGAGGTCGCTGTTGCGTCCCCCCTGCCGGGCGAGCATGGTCTCGCGGGCACGGGCGACGCGCTCCCGGACGGAGGACGTGTTTTCCCCCTCTGGAACGCGAGAAAGCTCATCCACACTGAGGCGTGGGACCTTGACGACTAGATCGATGCGGTCCAGCAGCGGTCCGCTCAAACGTGCGGCGTAGCGGGTCCGCTCCGTGGGCGTACAGGTACAGGCCTTCTCGGGGTCGCCATGATGCCCGCAGGGGCACGGATTCATGGCGGCGATGAGCTGGAAGCGGGCCGGGTAACTCACCGTGGCGCGGGCGCGGCTGATCGTCACGTGACCGTCCTCCAGCGGTTGCCGCAGGGTTTCGAGCGCCTTGCGGGAGAACTCTGGAAATTCGTCGAGGAAAAGGACGCCTCTATGGGCCAGCGAGACCTCACCGGGTTTGGGAACACTGCCCCCACCGATCAGGCCAGCGTCGGAGACGGTGTGGTGCGGACTGCGGTACGGTGCCTGTCCGACAAGTCCCCCCCGCGCGGCGAGCAGTCCGGCGGCGGAGTGAATGCGCGTCACCTCCAGCGCCTCAGCGCGCGTCAGGGGCGGGGTCAGGCCGGGGGCGCGGCGGGCGAGCATCGTCTTGCCGCTGCCCGGCGAGCCGACGAGGAGGAGGTTGTGCCCGCCCGCGACCGCGATCTCCAGCGCCCGCTTCGCCGCCGTCTGCCCCTTGAGGTCGGCGAGGTCGAGGAGGGTGTCCTCCCCCGCCTCCGGCTCGGGCGGCGGCATCTCGGCGAGTGGGGCCTGCCCGGTCAGGTGCCGCACGGCATCTTGCAGGGTGGCCGCGCCGTACACGCACACGCCGTCGATGAGGGCGGCCTCGGCGGCGTTTCCGCGCGGGAGCAGGGCGGGCAGATGTTCCTGGGCTGCCAGCAGCGCGAGGTTCACGGCCCCGGCGATGGGCCGCAGCGACCCGTCGAGCGCGAGTTCCCCCGCCGTCACCACGCCCGCGAGCGCGGAGGCGGACAACAGTTCCTGAGCCGCCAGCAGCCCGAGCGCGATAGGCAGGTCGTACAGCGGCCCCTCCTTGCGAAGGTCGGCGGGCGCGAGGTTCACGGTGATGCGCGCCGCCGGAAAGGGCAGCCCCGCATTGCGGACGGCGGCCCTGACACGCTCTCGCGCCTCACTCACCGCCTGATCGGGAAGTCCGACCACGGTGAAGGCGGGCAGGCCGGGGCTGACATCGACCTCCACCTCCACGGGTACGGCGTCCACCCCGATCAACGCGACGCTCCGCGCACGGGCGAGCATCAGCGGCCTTGCGGGAGTCGGCCCGCTCTCTCTTCCACAGTCACGGCGGCAGTCTAGCGAGAACTCAGGCAGGCCCGACACGCAAATCTTCGCCTGGAGCCGCATTTCTTTACCCCCTGATGGGGGTGGTCAAGAACGAACCGCCCCCGGTCGGCAGGGGCGGCAGTAGGAGTAGGGAAGGAAGGGTCAGGCGCGCGGCGTGTCGTCGGCGGGCTGGACCGTCTGCGGCGTCACGGCCTGTGGGGTCACCGCCTGGGGAGTCACGGGCGGCGCGGCGCGGGCGACGATGGTCTGCGTCGGGGGCGTCTCGCGGAAGCTGCCTTCCAGCTCCTCCTTGAGGC
Above is a genomic segment from Deinococcus sp. YIM 134068 containing:
- a CDS encoding phosphodiester glycosidase family protein, which produces MSRGRWFGIAVLALLAAATAGARPVAIGGVVQGAAVSTRVLAGGETLAVWTLPRLGVAVRNDARDLRLLYGERELRFSPERGWRAVGFTLPLDVRLGVPQLAGGSLYVPLTAVRALGVRVIADAPDVLDFAAPPAVPVATLPPSPDAPQPQVIQPTQPQAAQPLPTAPTASVPATPARPAATPTPPEPVEPRPPVNPVPPVPVTPPASVPSTPVIPPTTPPTPPPPVVSPPPVPTPTPPPAPLASVANLDTVRISRTLHRTVEVQRVVLELSGEAPHQITRENGGLSVLLPGVTSSGSSQRLESGDTLSVEPGVVGVSPRRAQTTVRLRTGGGRSEVFTLEDPPRVVIDTTTYTDTRVPPPIDPEGLPGGVTYRARGILHLLSFDPARFQPRVVTAPAGAARDVASLVKGVGGVAGVNGGYFDPASSLPVDLVAVGGLMTAPSLERRATVGFTAQGGTFFGYPRPRYVLSGAFGSVTVNSVGAKVRPELLTAFVGDGRTSVGAAGLTSLYLTPGTPTVTRVVAGRNVPPAGALALTFDPARFPQLPRGVGEALTTTLNWQATDAPWPTAQDALSAGPLLVRGGQVVLNAAREQFDTRAGVWRPTRQVAFGVMAGQPTIAYLEHGSPEAFASALAGAGVRDAVRLDSGSSATAFLTGGYGDLGGYLNTVWSRPVPNAIVFVPKANTARR
- a CDS encoding S8 family peptidase; the protein is MREKFVVLRETSVPDATRDVFGGLDRSPWEGRGPLAGGFRDLSFPSRPSLPRVTVETLDRRDLPALTSEPGVRAVAPSIPLRLIEPVSREAAPSATGPTWGVRAVGADTSPFTGQGAVVAVLDTGIDATHPAFAGVDLVQRDFTGEGDGDSNGHGTHCAGTVFGRDVEGQRIGVARGVTRALIGKVLGQQGGSSEGIASAMIWAVENGAHVISMSLGIDFPGLVRRLTDGGYPTELATSLALEGYRANVRMFEALAVTAQYFGGAPRPVLLVAAAGNESRRAENPDWEISVAPPAVSTGFLSVAALGEPPAGGSGLRVAPFSNTNANVAAPGVNVTSAQAGGGLVAYSGTSMATPHVAGVAALWVEKLTKEGQLSLLTLSVRVPGSASRTALTQGTDPADVGLGLVRAPEG
- a CDS encoding 3'-5' exonuclease, which produces MNVVVFDLETTGLSPERDAIVEIGALRVRDGRVEEGEHFQTLVRPLTATGEVLPIPWRVQQVHGISNEMVRAAPHLADVLPDFLAFVGDSPVVAHNIGFDGGFMRAAARRHGLVWSPTAEHCTMRLSRQVFPRERTHNLDVLAQRLDLGFTRGGRHRSLGDARVTAEAFVRLMERLRG
- the uvsE gene encoding UV DNA damage repair endonuclease UvsE, with product MTLPASIPAYGLVCMTVGPEVRFRTVTLTNYLKLTPSEREAKLLDLYTDNISRVRRAADFCASRGIRLYRLSSSLFPMFDLVDDDTGRAVLDHLAPQMAEAGRAFVDAGIRVLMHPEQFIVLNSDRPEVRASSARTLAAHADTLDRFGFPQSTWNLLLLHGGKGGRGAELAALVPDLPDTVRLRLGFENDEHAYGAADLLPVCEATGTPLVFDAHHHVVHEKLADQEDPSVRQWVLAARATWHPPEWQVVHLSNGIEGPQDRRHSHLITDFPSAYLDVPWIEVEAKGKEEAVEALMKGLPMKGLGARSEESGKDEREASAPGGSELILPNP
- a CDS encoding DUF2256 domain-containing protein yields the protein MPEPRKAFGGGRKPSERLSKICAACGLPFTWRRKWERDWENVKYCSDRCRAAAKRGAS
- a CDS encoding gluconokinase; translation: MRLVVMGVEASGKSTVGREVAARAGWPFLDGDDFHTPEARRRMGGGQALTDADRAPWLARLRSELEARPDVVLACSGLKRPYRDALRVPGVRFLFLNVPEPLLREHVAASVSHDAGMVLPPSHLATLGVAHA
- a CDS encoding SLC13 family permease; translated protein: MDPVTILLILFAVALVLFATEWLPVDVTALLLLGALLVLGLLTPREAFAGFGSDTVITLAGLFTLTRVLLRAGVIEWVGATLARRARNAGGMIRGMLGAVAGVSAFTSNTATTAVFLPVVTGLARRAGIAPSRVLMPLAYASILGGTITVIGTSTNLVVSGALPATGQRPLGFFELAWVGVPVAVIGLLYLFFVAPRLLPAQDAALEESLRAYLADLTVAPGSPLAGQTLRETGLGRDHGLTVVAVRRGDQTHYAPGPDFRVEEGDTLAVEGPTERILTGKGTLGVFSKSEQKLQVEGALPVRLVEAVVMPGSPLTGRTLRESRFRERYGLSVLALHRRARTTERLANLRVGVGDVLLIQGPTERVGALGDHLTVLGDLTEAQRDLRRAPLALLLFGGAVLGGGLGVVPLSVAVVVAVALAFALRLVTPEEAYRAVEWPVIVLVACMLAFGTAFEDTGAARVLTGALSGLLEPLGPLGLLAALFVVTVALTQPMSNQAAALVMLPLAIGTANALGHDPRPFIIGITVAASNSFITPLEPSCMLVYGPGRYRFLDFVRVGLGLTVVTFVVAMLVIPRVWPF